Part of the Pseudomonas baltica genome is shown below.
ATCCTGAGACCGGTGAGGTCACTGAAGGAGCTGTGGCAGTGCAAACAAACTGCCTTTCTGAGGACACCGCGTGGATTGAAATGTGGGGTACTTCGGTTCGAAGTAAGCGCACGAAAGATCCGGTAATGCACCTCGTTCTGAGCTGGTCAGAAGGAGACTACCCAACCGATGATCAAGCTTTTGATGCGGGTAAATTTGCGCTCGCTGCTATTGGGCTTAACGGTCATGAGTATCTGTCGGCCATACACCGTGATACCGACAATGCGCACTTGCATATCATGGTGAATAAGGTTCATCCAGATAGACACCGAGTACCGAAGATGTCGTATTCGAAATTCACATTAGATAAGGCAATGCGGCAGATCGAAATTGACCAAGGGTGGAAACACGATAATGGGCCTTTTTCTGTCAAAGAGGTTGACGGTAAGAAGTCTATAGATTGGACTTATAAGAGTGCGGCACACCGGCTCAAGGCACGGGAAGGGAGTCGCGCCGATTTGCCAGAGAAGGCCCGGCAGTTTGAAGTTCACAGTGGTAATGAGTCGTTAGCGAGCTATGCCAAAGGACCGCCCAAAGATGATGCCAAGGCGCTAATGGAATCCGCGAAAGCTTCGTGGCAGGCGCTGCATACGATACTTGCCACTCATGGACTTGAGTTGAGACCAGCAAATGACCGAAACAACGCTTTCTACGTGGCGTCGGTAAGTGATCCCGCCCAGGCTCCGATCAAGGCATCTGACATGGGGTTGGGTGGGGGAAAACTCATAAAGCAGCTTGGCCCATACGAGCCACTTAAAACCAGGTATTTTGACCGGGAAGCGTTAGAGAATCAGAACTACAGCAAGCATCGCCCATTGCGCGATCCAACCAAGCGTGCCGACAACCGCGAGAAGCGCGCCAAAGAACGCGCAGAGCTGCGCGGCAAATATGAAGGTTTTGTCGTTGAGTGGAAGGCTAGGAAAGCTCCGGCTAAGGCTGAGCTAGCCCACACCCAGAAGTTTCGGCGTAAAGCCCTCACCGATCTACTTAGGGCAGAACGGGAAGGCATCCGGCGAAGTGGGCTGGACGGGAACCATCGCAGAGCACTTCTGTCGGTCGCAGCGTTTACTGCTGCGGCCAAACGAGACGAATTAAAAGCCATATTTAAAGCTGAAAATGCCAGTTTACGAAAGGAGAAACATCTTTCTTATCGGGAATGGGTTGCAGATTATGCACAGGCCGGCGATCCAGCAGCGATAGCGCAGCTTCGGGGCTTTTCCTACGCAGACAAACGCAAAGGCAAACATCCGCAAGAGCCAGATGTTGCGGACGTACAGCGACCATACTTCACGGCCACTTCGGATAGCGATCTTGACCCGGCACGGCCTGCAAAGCTTTCGGAGCGCGTTAGGTGGGCTGTTGATCGTTCGACTGGTGTTGTTAACTATTCGGTCAATGATCGGTTGGCGTTCCGGGATGAAGGACAGCGCATCACTTTCAACAAGGACAGCCGCAACGATGCAGATAGCATCGAGATAGGGTTGTTGCTGGCGAAGGAGAAATTCGGCGCTGTAGCGGTGCATGGCGGGCAGGAATTCAGGGATAGGGTGCTTGCTACCGCGGTTGAGCGACGGCTGGATGTACGGTTTGCTGATCCTGAGCTTGAACAGCGACGCAAAGG
Proteins encoded:
- the traI gene encoding TraI/MobA(P) family conjugative relaxase, producing MIAKIVGRRSDGKTSFRSLSKYINSFRHGIDPETGEVTEGAVAVQTNCLSEDTAWIEMWGTSVRSKRTKDPVMHLVLSWSEGDYPTDDQAFDAGKFALAAIGLNGHEYLSAIHRDTDNAHLHIMVNKVHPDRHRVPKMSYSKFTLDKAMRQIEIDQGWKHDNGPFSVKEVDGKKSIDWTYKSAAHRLKAREGSRADLPEKARQFEVHSGNESLASYAKGPPKDDAKALMESAKASWQALHTILATHGLELRPANDRNNAFYVASVSDPAQAPIKASDMGLGGGKLIKQLGPYEPLKTRYFDREALENQNYSKHRPLRDPTKRADNREKRAKERAELRGKYEGFVVEWKARKAPAKAELAHTQKFRRKALTDLLRAEREGIRRSGLDGNHRRALLSVAAFTAAAKRDELKAIFKAENASLRKEKHLSYREWVADYAQAGDPAAIAQLRGFSYADKRKGKHPQEPDVADVQRPYFTATSDSDLDPARPAKLSERVRWAVDRSTGVVNYSVNDRLAFRDEGQRITFNKDSRNDADSIEIGLLLAKEKFGAVAVHGGQEFRDRVLATAVERRLDVRFADPELEQRRKGAIKADIDHKRQRFIEDQQQVDVIRAQHEAKKAPRQAAMTRDEAQQALLAPAPVRPVRDYVEMDAVEADVALYRSRLDRTYGESWGERPDPEKAAGFIGQHMAKGKAMQWDNDFGKNVERLSEARRDHLNSHHPDAIKFRDDAWNQALKTHDSSVNAWIKKCDYARHTLMNTHVDSEPAVPNQDGQRAARQPEAQRLQQHQEERERERERERQRQNSLNRDSPDWDM